A single window of Streptomyces sp. NBC_00464 DNA harbors:
- the tuf gene encoding elongation factor Tu: MPKTAYVRTKPHLNIGTMGHVDHGKTTLTAAITKVLSDRGTGTFVPFDRIDRAPEEAQRGITINIAHVEYETGTRHYAHVDMPGHADYIKNMVTGAAQLDGAILVVSALDGIMPQTAEHVLLARQVGVDHIVVALNKADAGDPELTDLVELEVRELLSSHGYGGDTVPVVRVSGLRALEGDPRWTAAVEALLDAVDTYVPMPVRYTDAPFLLSVENVLTITGRGTVVTGAVERGTVRVGDRVSVLGADIETVVTGLETFGKPMESAEAGDNVALLLRGVERDRVRRGHVVAAPGSVTPSRRFTAQVYVLSGREGGRTTPVATGYRPQFYIRTADVVGDVDLGAAAVARPGETVTMTVELGRDVPLESGLGFAIREGGRTVGAGTVTGLL; the protein is encoded by the coding sequence ATGCCCAAGACGGCATACGTGCGCACCAAGCCACACCTCAACATCGGCACCATGGGCCACGTCGACCACGGCAAGACCACCCTGACCGCCGCCATCACCAAGGTCCTCAGCGACCGCGGCACCGGCACGTTCGTCCCCTTCGACCGCATCGACCGGGCTCCCGAGGAGGCGCAGCGCGGCATCACCATCAACATCGCGCACGTCGAGTACGAGACCGGCACCCGCCACTACGCGCACGTCGACATGCCAGGACACGCCGACTACATCAAGAACATGGTGACCGGCGCCGCCCAGCTCGACGGGGCGATCCTCGTCGTCTCCGCGCTGGACGGGATCATGCCGCAGACCGCGGAGCACGTGCTGCTCGCCCGTCAGGTGGGTGTCGACCACATCGTGGTCGCCCTCAACAAGGCGGACGCGGGTGACCCCGAGCTGACCGACCTGGTCGAGCTGGAGGTACGTGAGCTGCTGAGCTCCCACGGCTACGGCGGCGACACCGTGCCCGTCGTGCGGGTGTCGGGTCTGCGGGCGCTGGAGGGCGACCCACGCTGGACCGCGGCGGTGGAGGCGTTGCTCGACGCCGTCGACACATACGTACCGATGCCGGTGCGCTACACCGACGCGCCGTTCCTGCTGTCGGTAGAGAACGTCCTGACCATCACCGGCCGGGGCACGGTCGTCACCGGTGCCGTGGAGCGCGGCACCGTGCGCGTCGGCGACCGGGTGTCGGTGCTCGGCGCGGACATCGAGACGGTCGTCACCGGTCTGGAGACCTTCGGCAAACCGATGGAGTCCGCCGAGGCCGGCGACAACGTCGCGCTGCTCCTGCGCGGGGTGGAGCGCGACCGGGTACGCCGCGGACACGTCGTCGCGGCGCCGGGCAGCGTCACCCCGAGCCGGCGTTTCACCGCGCAGGTGTACGTCCTGTCGGGGCGCGAGGGCGGCCGCACCACTCCGGTCGCCACCGGCTACCGGCCGCAGTTCTACATCCGCACCGCCGACGTCGTCGGCGACGTGGACCTCGGTGCGGCGGCGGTCGCGCGGCCCGGCGAGACGGTCACCATGACCGTGGAGCTGGGCCGGGACGTACCGCTGGAGTCCGGCCTCGGTTTCGCCATCCGTGAGGGCGGCCGCACCGTCGGCGCGGGCACCGTGACCGGACTGCTCTGA
- a CDS encoding DNA alkylation repair protein: protein MSHGAEPDRETAEPGPGLPRSVLADTVLDRLTVLYPTAADPVRARSAAAYMKHVAPFLGIPTPRRRALSRTVLEGTARPEETDCVAIAVRCWALPEREYHYFAADYLRRHVARCSSGFVPVLRHLVTTVSWWDTVDLLAAHVAGPLVAADPELRRTMDAWIEDDDLWIVRTALLHQLRFKEATDTQRLFAYCLRRADHPDFFIRKAIGWCLREHSKTDPQAVRDFVDGARDRLAPLSVREATKHLR from the coding sequence ATGAGCCATGGAGCCGAACCGGACAGGGAGACCGCCGAACCGGGACCCGGCCTGCCCCGCAGCGTGCTCGCCGACACGGTGCTGGACCGGCTGACCGTGCTGTACCCCACGGCCGCCGACCCCGTGCGCGCCCGCTCGGCCGCCGCGTACATGAAGCACGTCGCGCCGTTCCTCGGCATTCCCACACCCCGCCGCCGGGCGCTGTCCCGTACGGTCCTCGAAGGCACCGCACGCCCCGAGGAGACGGACTGCGTGGCGATCGCGGTGCGCTGCTGGGCGCTGCCCGAGCGCGAGTACCACTACTTCGCCGCCGACTACCTGCGCCGCCACGTCGCACGCTGCTCGTCCGGATTCGTGCCGGTACTGCGCCACCTGGTCACCACCGTTTCCTGGTGGGACACCGTCGACCTGCTGGCAGCCCATGTCGCAGGACCGCTGGTGGCCGCCGACCCGGAGCTCCGGCGGACCATGGACGCGTGGATCGAGGACGACGACCTCTGGATCGTCCGCACCGCACTGCTGCACCAGCTCCGCTTCAAGGAAGCCACCGACACGCAGCGGCTCTTCGCCTACTGCCTGCGCCGCGCGGACCACCCCGACTTCTTCATCCGCAAGGCGATCGGCTGGTGCCTGCGCGAGCACTCCAAGACGGACCCGCAGGCCGTACGCGACTTCGTCGACGGCGCCCGGGACCGGCTGGCGCCGCTGTCCGTACGAGAGGCCACCAAGCACCTCCGATGA
- a CDS encoding MFS transporter, whose protein sequence is MTDAADPASRSDRPTPAGRNYRLLTAAAIITGLGTHGALIAAAFAVLQSGGDGGDVGLVAAARTAPLVLFLLIGGAIADRLPRHRVMVAANALNFVSQGVFAWLVLAGDPQLWQMMLLTALCGTGQAFFNPAAEGMLMSSVSGEQASRAFALFRMSMQGAAIGGAALGGAMIAAMDPGWVLAVDAVAFAVAGALRAFLDVSHIPSREPGGGLLADLRDGWQEFIGRPWLWAVVAQFSVVVAAVGAAEAVYGPLVARDELGGARPWGFALAAFGVGTVAGGLLMVRWKPRRLLLAGTLCVFPLALPSAGLAIPLPVTGLCAVMFVSGAAIEVFGVSWMTAMHQEIPEEKLSRVSAYDWFGSVAMVPLATALAGPVESLVGRSQALWGCAGLVVLVTGAVLFVPDVRNLTRRTASTEVLSKVPPVSADAEGAVGRLG, encoded by the coding sequence GTGACTGACGCAGCCGACCCCGCATCCCGCTCGGACCGCCCCACCCCGGCGGGCCGCAACTACCGGCTGCTGACCGCCGCCGCGATCATCACGGGCCTTGGCACCCATGGCGCGCTGATCGCGGCGGCGTTCGCGGTTCTGCAGTCCGGCGGGGACGGCGGGGACGTCGGCCTGGTGGCCGCGGCCAGGACCGCGCCGCTGGTGCTCTTCCTGCTGATCGGCGGAGCGATAGCGGACCGCCTGCCGCGCCACCGCGTCATGGTCGCGGCCAACGCGCTCAACTTCGTCTCGCAGGGCGTCTTCGCCTGGCTGGTCCTGGCCGGTGACCCCCAGCTGTGGCAGATGATGCTGCTGACCGCTCTGTGCGGCACCGGGCAGGCCTTCTTCAACCCGGCGGCCGAGGGCATGCTGATGTCCAGCGTCAGCGGCGAACAGGCGAGCCGCGCCTTCGCCCTGTTCAGGATGTCGATGCAGGGTGCGGCCATCGGCGGCGCGGCGCTCGGCGGCGCCATGATCGCGGCCATGGACCCGGGGTGGGTGCTGGCCGTCGACGCCGTCGCCTTCGCGGTGGCCGGGGCGCTGCGCGCCTTCCTCGACGTGAGTCACATCCCGTCGCGGGAACCCGGCGGCGGTCTTCTCGCCGATCTGCGGGACGGCTGGCAGGAGTTCATCGGCCGTCCCTGGCTCTGGGCCGTCGTGGCCCAGTTCTCCGTGGTCGTCGCGGCGGTCGGGGCCGCGGAGGCGGTGTACGGGCCGCTCGTCGCCCGGGACGAGCTCGGCGGCGCCCGCCCCTGGGGTTTCGCGCTCGCCGCGTTCGGCGTCGGCACCGTGGCCGGGGGTCTGCTGATGGTGCGCTGGAAGCCTCGGCGGCTGCTGCTCGCCGGGACGCTCTGCGTCTTCCCGCTGGCCCTGCCTTCGGCGGGGCTCGCCATCCCACTGCCGGTGACGGGACTCTGCGCGGTGATGTTCGTCAGCGGGGCGGCCATCGAGGTGTTCGGCGTCTCCTGGATGACGGCGATGCACCAGGAGATCCCGGAGGAGAAGCTCTCACGGGTCTCGGCGTACGACTGGTTCGGCTCGGTGGCCATGGTGCCCCTCGCCACGGCGCTCGCCGGCCCGGTGGAGTCGCTGGTCGGACGCAGTCAGGCGCTGTGGGGCTGCGCGGGTCTGGTCGTCCTGGTCACCGGAGCGGTGCTGTTCGTGCCGGACGTACGGAATCTGACCCGCAGGACCGCGTCCACCGAGGTGCTGTCCAAGGTTCCGCCCGTGTCAGCCGATGCTGAAGGCGCCGTCGGGCGGCTCGGGTGA
- a CDS encoding spermidine synthase, whose product MNESIPVVRDVDHGTARLLPDVDQERAWLLTVDGSPQSYVDLDAPEHLEFEYARRLAHVVDCAAGAGAPLDVLHLGGGALMLPRYVAATRPGSRQQVAEADRGLLDLVTEHLPLPDGSGITVRAEDARKQLEETAAGSLDVVIADVFGGSRVPAHLTSVPYAQAAVRALRADGVYAANLADGAPFGFLRSQLATFATVFGELALIAEPAVLRGRRFGNVVLVASRAPIDTAALIRRCAADAFPARVEYGDAVAAFIKGARPVGDDEAVASPEPPDGAFSIG is encoded by the coding sequence GTGAACGAGTCGATACCCGTCGTCCGCGATGTGGACCACGGCACCGCCAGACTGCTCCCCGACGTGGACCAGGAGCGGGCCTGGCTGCTCACGGTCGACGGCTCACCCCAGTCGTACGTCGATCTGGACGCGCCGGAGCACCTCGAATTCGAGTACGCACGAAGGCTGGCCCACGTCGTGGACTGCGCGGCCGGAGCGGGCGCACCGCTGGACGTCCTGCACCTCGGCGGCGGCGCCCTCATGCTGCCCCGGTACGTCGCCGCGACCCGGCCGGGCTCCAGGCAGCAGGTCGCCGAGGCGGACCGCGGGCTCCTGGACCTCGTCACGGAACACCTGCCACTGCCGGACGGCAGTGGGATCACCGTGCGTGCCGAGGACGCCCGCAAGCAGCTGGAGGAGACCGCAGCCGGCTCGCTGGACGTGGTGATCGCGGATGTCTTCGGCGGCTCGCGGGTGCCCGCTCACCTCACCTCCGTGCCCTATGCGCAGGCTGCCGTACGGGCTCTGCGCGCGGACGGCGTCTACGCGGCCAACCTGGCGGACGGGGCGCCCTTCGGCTTCCTGCGCTCGCAACTGGCCACCTTCGCGACCGTATTCGGGGAGTTGGCACTGATCGCCGAGCCCGCCGTGCTGCGCGGGAGGCGCTTCGGCAACGTGGTCCTCGTCGCCTCGCGGGCTCCCATCGACACGGCCGCCCTGATCCGTCGCTGCGCGGCCGACGCGTTCCCTGCCCGGGTCGAGTACGGCGACGCGGTGGCCGCGTTCATCAAGGGTGCCCGACCCGTCGGCGATGACGAGGCGGTCGCCTCACCCGAGCCGCCCGACGGCGCCTTCAGCATCGGCTGA
- a CDS encoding TVP38/TMEM64 family protein: MLDPVPATRPAGGLAVRCTRVLLSPWSRFSLLVAVLLAAATTMLLLEPQRLLASGWPAELSGGAAAVVLFGLAYGVCTVAFVPRPLLNLAAGALFGSQAGLAAALAGTVLGAGISFMLGRVLGQDALRTLLRGRWMRAADGQLSRHGFRSMLALRLFPGVPFAAANYCAAVSRMGYPPFLVATGLGSIPNTAAYVVAGSSASSPTSPAFLAAMGFIVLTGAAGAVVAWRRRHRLGAE; encoded by the coding sequence ATGCTCGACCCCGTCCCCGCCACCCGGCCCGCCGGTGGCCTCGCCGTGCGCTGCACGCGGGTGCTGCTGTCGCCCTGGTCCCGGTTCTCCCTGCTCGTCGCGGTGCTGCTGGCCGCCGCGACGACGATGCTGCTCCTGGAACCCCAGCGGCTGCTGGCCTCCGGCTGGCCGGCCGAGCTGAGCGGCGGGGCCGCCGCGGTCGTGCTCTTCGGCCTCGCGTACGGGGTCTGCACGGTGGCCTTCGTGCCGAGACCGCTGCTCAATCTCGCCGCCGGTGCGCTGTTCGGGTCGCAGGCGGGGCTGGCGGCTGCGCTGGCGGGCACGGTGCTGGGCGCGGGCATCTCGTTCATGCTCGGCCGGGTGCTGGGGCAGGATGCGCTGCGTACGCTGCTGCGCGGGCGCTGGATGCGGGCGGCGGACGGCCAGCTGAGCAGGCACGGATTCCGCTCGATGCTGGCGCTGAGGCTGTTCCCCGGGGTGCCGTTCGCCGCCGCCAACTACTGCGCGGCCGTCTCGCGCATGGGGTATCCGCCGTTCCTCGTCGCGACCGGCCTCGGGTCGATCCCGAACACAGCCGCGTACGTCGTGGCGGGGAGCTCGGCCTCCTCGCCGACCTCGCCCGCCTTCCTGGCCGCGATGGGCTTCATCGTGCTGACGGGCGCCGCCGGAGCCGTGGTCGCCTGGCGCCGGCGTCACCGGCTGGGCGCGGAGTGA